The genomic stretch CAATTTCAAGGCGTGCCCGTCTGATTATGTCCTCCGGTTTTGAACGCAGATCATCCGTATAAAGCTTGCCGGCAAGCTTCCGCAGCTTTCCCGCTTTCAACTTTCGGGCAATTTCCGCAGAGCGGGTTTTATCAGATGATCCAAACGTGAGTGCCATTGCTAGAGTTTTGTTAATTAAAGACCGTCTAAACCTGAATATCGTAGATTTTCATTTGAATAAATCATAGTTTAGGCGATTTTAATAAAATATAACCAAAATAGTTCTTATCCAAAAAAGGTAGAAATCAATAAAATTGCGGTATTATTTTTACCCATAAAGGCGATTATTATTTAATTAGTGTAGATAATTGAAGATTTTAATCGAATTTAAAGTATTTTCAAAAGAACTCCTCGGAATAACCTCGGCACCTTATCCAAGGCTTTCCCAAAATTGGGGTAGTTTTGTTTTACACCGTCGTCGAGGTCGATTTCGAGGCGTTGCTGGGTCAATAAATTTAGTGTAGGTCTTACCATAGATTGGATCTGCTAATTCATATACAAAACAGGGGCGACTTCCGCGAGGGCGGCGAAACGGGTACCCGGCGAAACGGGGAGGGCGGCGAAACGGGGTCATAGAAAGCGCCGGGATAAACCGGCTTGGAATAAGGAATGAAAGAGTCCGACAGAGAAGACCTAGCCAGTAGCTCTGGCCTCGAACCGTACGCGGGCGATGGTAACATCGCTGGTGTAGCATCGGTGAGAGGAGACGCAGGCCAGCCATTGAGCTCCGATATCATCCATTCCGTGTGCCGACCTTGTTATGACAAGGGGAAGGCGACATCGAGGTTATCGCATGGCGAGATAACTTCGGACACGGCGGAGTCAGAGACCCTGAACATGTGTCTAAATTCCAAGCGCGAGAACCGGGAGATCCTGTTGGTCTGCGATGAGTTTGTTCAACGCAGCGGTCGGAAAACGTCTCAGACGGTACAGCCGGCATGAACGCCAACAGGAAGTCAGATGAGTTCGTATTACCTGCGAAGTCGGCGAACAAGGATGGCACTGAAGCATCCGCGGAGTCGATGGAGGAAAGGGACTCAGCCAAGAGGAACGCCAAGCAAAGCGCCTTGCACCGGACACCGCGCCGGAATAAATGCAAGTCACGTGGGTTGCGCGGCGTGCGTGAAGCTGCCCGCAAGGACGGCAAGCTCAAATTCACGGCCTTGTTACATCATATCAATGTGAACCGGCTGACCGAAGCATTCTTCCAGTTGAAGAAGACCGCGGCAGTGGGGATTGACGGGGTGACCTGGCGCGAATACGAGCAAAATGTGAGGGTTCGCCTAGAGAGCCTTCATGGAAGGATTCATCGGGGAGCCTACCGGGCTAAACCCTCCCTGAGAGCCTGGATATCCAAGCCTGATGGCCGGAAACGGCCACTGGGCATCGCATCGCTGGAGGACAAGATCGTCCAACAAGCGGTGACGAAGGTATTGCAGAGCATCTACGAGGAGGATTTTCTCGGATTCAGCTATGGCTTTCGGCCTGGACGCAGCCAGCACAGTGCGCTTGATGCACTGAGTGTGGGGATCTCCAGCAAACGAGTGAACTGGATACTGGACGCCGATATAGAGGGCTTCTTTGACGCGATTGACCACGAATGGCTGATCAAGTTTCTGGAGCATCGAATCGGTGACCGGCGCATCCTTCGGCTGATCAGAAAATGGCTTCGAGCCGGGGTCAGCGAGGATGGACAATGGTCAAAGGCGACCGTGGGAACACCTCAGGGCGCAGTGATATCACCGTGCCTGTCGAATGTGTATCTGCACTACGTGTTTGATCTGTGGATAGAATGGTGGCGCAAACGCCACTGTCAGGGAGACGTGGTAGTGGTACGTTATGCGGATGACTTCGTGATCGGTTTTGAGAACCAAGCGGAAGCGAGAAAGTGTTTGGAGGAACTTCGAACACGCTTTGCCAAGTTTGGTTTAAAACTGCACGAAGGTAAAACCCGTCTGATCGAGTTCGGTCGTTATGCGAGCGAATGCCGGAGCAGGCGAGGGGAACGACGGCCCGAAACCTTCGACTTCCTTGGATTCACACACAAGTGTGCCAAGAGGCGAAAGGATGGGACGTTCACGATACACCGCCACTCCATTGCCAAACGCATACGCGCCACTCTTCAGGCGATCAAAGTGAAGCTGCACAAACGCATGCACCGGCCACTGGGCGAAACT from Verrucomicrobiota bacterium encodes the following:
- the ltrA gene encoding group II intron reverse transcriptase/maturase, yielding MLHHINVNRLTEAFFQLKKTAAVGIDGVTWREYEQNVRVRLESLHGRIHRGAYRAKPSLRAWISKPDGRKRPLGIASLEDKIVQQAVTKVLQSIYEEDFLGFSYGFRPGRSQHSALDALSVGISSKRVNWILDADIEGFFDAIDHEWLIKFLEHRIGDRRILRLIRKWLRAGVSEDGQWSKATVGTPQGAVISPCLSNVYLHYVFDLWIEWWRKRHCQGDVVVVRYADDFVIGFENQAEARKCLEELRTRFAKFGLKLHEGKTRLIEFGRYASECRSRRGERRPETFDFLGFTHKCAKRRKDGTFTIHRHSIAKRIRATLQAIKVKLHKRMHRPLGETARWLRRVVQGWLNYHAIPSNSRRIHRFVDEVTRLWLKGIRRRSQRGRHRWTWERMQRLVRRHLPRPRIIHPYPDQRFHARLKAGAV